A window of the Mucilaginibacter sp. cycad4 genome harbors these coding sequences:
- a CDS encoding RagB/SusD family nutrient uptake outer membrane protein, whose amino-acid sequence MKSKYLIHIAFLLITLIIGTSCKKQLIEHPYTSFTTDYYKTADGLQSAINSVYANMRYDFGPVGAEALGNVGTDEFTYGDQVASSGQFLELGSYQIPATNGAILTPWNRNYNGINLCNAILKFAPGVSMDATKKNVIMAEAHYLRAHLYLLLVENFGAVPLDLGSGDLQFTDVPYYGFNRLPFADILKKDYQAMIDDLTFATQNLPVQRPTNAFKLSQAAALHLLAKVYLFRAYSTAKDPADFSNAYNTAMKLINNQATYGVGLLQDYGQVHQQGNDYNKEILYSVERLAENNSANEDLNPSTDFANKVNIAGNLFQCLYQNVASVGGVTLIDDRPLPYMRPLRELAPTLYVNNVAFADKFNDSRYDNTFRVMWRVATLRTGTDLSTFITKLANVGFKIGDTAIYLPPTDARATQLVAAGKKYLCEGPSKWWNNQTKASFQYPSVKKYDDSVRANFQDVSGRPFVVAKLSETYLTAAEAAMQDGHPADAVTLINVLRTRAAYRPGLTATDLAARIAANQITLSQINLDFILDERTRELCGECIRWPDLAVRNKLVDRVQRYNPDGAAHVAMFNNVRPIPQSQINATVDPAGSAQYQNPGY is encoded by the coding sequence ATGAAATCAAAATATTTAATACACATTGCATTTCTGCTTATCACATTGATAATTGGAACCAGTTGTAAAAAGCAACTGATTGAGCATCCATATACTTCATTTACAACTGATTACTATAAAACTGCCGACGGATTGCAATCGGCAATAAACTCGGTTTATGCCAATATGCGTTATGATTTTGGCCCTGTAGGTGCCGAGGCTTTGGGCAATGTAGGTACCGACGAATTTACCTACGGTGACCAGGTGGCCAGTTCGGGCCAGTTTCTTGAATTAGGCAGTTATCAGATACCTGCAACAAATGGCGCCATATTAACGCCATGGAACAGAAACTACAATGGCATTAACCTTTGTAATGCTATTTTAAAATTTGCCCCCGGTGTATCAATGGATGCTACCAAAAAGAATGTGATTATGGCCGAGGCGCATTATTTAAGAGCCCATCTTTATTTATTACTGGTAGAAAACTTCGGTGCCGTACCGCTTGACCTTGGTTCGGGCGACTTGCAATTTACCGACGTGCCTTATTACGGTTTTAACCGTTTACCTTTTGCAGATATCCTGAAGAAAGATTACCAAGCTATGATCGATGATCTCACCTTTGCAACCCAGAATCTGCCTGTGCAACGCCCAACAAATGCCTTTAAATTATCGCAGGCCGCGGCATTGCATTTATTAGCTAAAGTTTATTTGTTCAGGGCATACTCTACCGCTAAAGACCCAGCCGACTTTTCCAATGCCTATAATACGGCAATGAAGTTAATTAACAATCAGGCTACCTATGGTGTAGGTCTTTTACAGGATTACGGACAAGTACACCAGCAAGGTAATGATTATAATAAAGAAATATTGTACTCGGTTGAGCGCCTTGCCGAAAATAACTCAGCGAACGAAGACCTTAACCCAAGTACTGATTTCGCCAATAAAGTAAATATTGCAGGTAATCTATTTCAATGCTTGTACCAAAACGTGGCATCAGTTGGCGGGGTAACATTAATAGATGACAGGCCATTACCCTATATGCGCCCTTTGCGCGAACTTGCGCCTACATTATATGTTAACAATGTCGCCTTTGCCGATAAGTTTAATGACAGTCGTTACGATAACACTTTTCGGGTGATGTGGCGCGTGGCTACTTTACGTACCGGTACTGATCTTTCGACTTTCATCACTAAACTTGCTAACGTTGGCTTTAAAATTGGCGATACTGCTATTTATTTGCCTCCTACTGATGCACGTGCAACCCAACTGGTTGCGGCGGGCAAAAAATATCTTTGTGAAGGCCCGAGTAAATGGTGGAACAACCAAACCAAAGCAAGTTTTCAATATCCAAGTGTTAAAAAATATGACGATAGCGTTCGTGCCAATTTCCAGGATGTCTCGGGCAGACCATTCGTTGTTGCTAAACTTTCAGAAACTTATTTAACTGCAGCCGAAGCGGCTATGCAGGATGGACACCCTGCCGATGCCGTTACGCTGATAAACGTTTTGCGTACACGCGCAGCCTACCGTCCAGGTTTAACCGCAACCGATCTGGCAGCACGTATAGCAGCAAATCAGATTACATTATCGCAAATAAATCTTGATTTTATATTGGATGAACGAACAAGAGAGCTTTGCGGCGAATGCATCCGATGGCCAGATCTTGCAGTTAGAAATAAGCTCGTAGACAGGGTTCAACGTTATAATCCAGATGGTGCAGCACATGTTGCTATGTTCAACAATGTTCGTCCTATTCCGCAAAGCCAGATAAACGCAACAGTTGATCCAGCAGGTAGTGCCCAATATCAAAACCCTGGCTATTAA
- a CDS encoding DUF5597 domain-containing protein, producing the protein MKKYFIVTAIIILGISTLKAQNTDQNMPRLVKKGQSVQLWVDNKPFLILGGELGNSSASSADYMKPIWPKLKKMDVNTVFTPVYWELMEPAEGKFNFRLLDDAILSARKNNIKLALLWFGSWKNSMSCYAPAWVKTNILRFPRAEDKNNVKQEILTPFSKNNLLADKQAFVKLSEHLKTFDGKMHTVIAIQVENEIGMLPNARTYDAGANRAFRQTVPQLLLNYLKNNKDNLLPETKAIWAGNGYQTSGNWEEIFGKSLATEELFMAWYYARYVNEIAQAGKKAYNLPMYLNAALNAPGKKPGEYPSAGPLPQVMDAWKAGAPAIDIFAPDFYNPDFKHWSDLYTRSASSLFIPEIRFEPGVDAKAFFAFGNYNCISFSPFSIESTQKPEAEPIGKTYHILKQVTPLLTRYNHADAIRGFLCNKDSSAQKTTLGNYVLTITHEYKLGWEVGAKNPVWPQTGVLIINTAPNEYYVAGTGVVITFEPVLKGRAGFLSIDEGSFINDQWVPRRRMNGDQDHQGRHVRIPVDEYSIRHVKLYSY; encoded by the coding sequence ATGAAAAAATACTTCATCGTCACTGCTATCATCATTTTAGGCATTTCAACCCTAAAGGCTCAAAACACCGATCAAAACATGCCTCGGTTGGTAAAAAAGGGGCAATCGGTGCAGCTTTGGGTTGATAACAAGCCTTTTCTAATTTTAGGTGGCGAATTGGGCAATTCCAGCGCATCAAGTGCAGATTACATGAAACCTATTTGGCCCAAACTCAAAAAAATGGATGTCAATACGGTTTTTACGCCGGTGTATTGGGAGTTAATGGAACCTGCCGAGGGAAAATTTAACTTTAGGTTGCTTGACGATGCTATTTTAAGCGCCCGCAAAAACAATATCAAACTGGCATTGCTATGGTTTGGCAGCTGGAAGAACAGCATGTCGTGCTATGCACCTGCATGGGTAAAAACCAACATACTCAGGTTTCCGCGGGCCGAAGACAAGAACAACGTTAAACAGGAAATATTAACGCCCTTTAGCAAAAACAATTTACTGGCCGATAAACAGGCCTTTGTTAAGTTATCGGAACATCTTAAAACCTTTGATGGCAAGATGCACACCGTTATTGCCATACAGGTTGAAAACGAAATAGGCATGTTACCCAATGCACGCACTTATGATGCTGGTGCGAACCGTGCTTTTAGGCAAACTGTTCCGCAGCTATTATTAAACTATTTAAAAAACAATAAAGATAATTTATTACCCGAAACCAAGGCGATATGGGCCGGCAATGGTTATCAAACATCCGGTAACTGGGAAGAAATATTTGGCAAAAGCCTGGCCACCGAAGAATTATTTATGGCTTGGTATTACGCGCGATACGTAAACGAAATTGCGCAGGCGGGTAAAAAAGCGTATAACCTGCCAATGTACCTTAATGCGGCATTAAATGCGCCGGGCAAAAAACCGGGCGAATACCCAAGCGCCGGGCCGCTGCCACAGGTAATGGATGCATGGAAAGCCGGTGCGCCTGCGATAGATATTTTTGCTCCTGATTTTTATAACCCCGATTTTAAACATTGGAGCGATTTGTACACTCGTTCGGCAAGCTCGTTATTTATACCCGAAATACGTTTTGAACCAGGCGTAGATGCCAAGGCCTTTTTTGCATTTGGCAATTATAACTGCATTTCGTTTTCGCCTTTCTCGATAGAATCAACACAAAAACCCGAAGCCGAGCCAATTGGCAAAACCTATCATATTTTAAAACAGGTAACGCCGCTTTTAACCAGGTACAACCACGCTGATGCAATAAGAGGTTTTTTATGCAATAAAGATTCATCGGCACAAAAAACCACATTGGGCAATTATGTTTTAACCATAACGCACGAATATAAACTTGGATGGGAAGTCGGAGCCAAAAACCCCGTATGGCCACAAACGGGCGTCCTTATTATTAATACAGCGCCCAACGAATATTATGTAGCCGGTACCGGGGTGGTGATAACCTTCGAACCTGTTTTAAAAGGCAGGGCAGGTTTTCTCAGTATTGACGAAGGCTCGTTTATAAACGACCAATGGGTGCCTCGACGACGCATGAACGGTGATCAGGATCATCAGGGCAGGCATGTGCGCATTCCGGTTGATGAGTACAGCATTCGACACGTAAAATTATATAGTTATTGA
- a CDS encoding endo-1,4-beta-xylanase encodes MKRKLMIPGLLIAIAAISSCKKEFYNGANSTITNTFADTTGPLKSIGIIPIGMAIDYDFIANTYGDRNIVIREANTVTFGYTMKHGAIVQADGSLNFTRADALLANANAAGLQVHGHTLCWHQNQNGTYLRSLIPGSAGNTVPNLLVNGDFESSASLTNWSVYNGGSAFGITTTAAEIHAGTRALKVVNPSDNPGAQYKVQLASDLFVTTVGKTYNVSYWIKSATTGGSVRFSTQPTASYQGDQTTSTSWTQINWSFVAKDASTRLMIDIGLKANTYFIDDIQVTDASLSTPLPPAAAAAKIDTALKTFITGMVNHFKSKVHSWDVVNEPINDNGTVRVGPYVAGTDATDTFYWGQYLGKSFIAKAFTYASQADPTALLFINDYNLEAGSTKVDSLVKIISDLKAANVPIHGVGTQMHSNINSSYNDIDNMFIKLAATGLKVRISELDVALNPNNKSMDVTSSPTLYNLQANMYKYIIQSYIKNVPAAQRYNITIWGELDPYSWIVTNQKKNDAPLLFDKNAKKKPAYGAVVQALKGQ; translated from the coding sequence ATGAAAAGAAAACTAATGATACCTGGCTTATTAATAGCCATCGCAGCAATATCATCATGTAAAAAAGAGTTTTATAACGGTGCGAACAGCACAATTACAAATACTTTTGCTGATACTACGGGCCCGCTGAAGTCGATCGGAATCATACCTATCGGCATGGCCATTGATTACGACTTTATCGCCAATACTTATGGCGACAGGAATATAGTAATACGCGAAGCCAATACTGTAACCTTTGGTTATACTATGAAACACGGAGCCATTGTGCAAGCCGATGGCTCGTTAAACTTTACCCGGGCCGATGCTTTGTTGGCTAACGCAAATGCAGCTGGCTTACAGGTACATGGCCACACGTTGTGCTGGCATCAAAATCAAAACGGTACCTACCTGCGTTCGTTGATACCTGGTAGTGCAGGTAACACCGTGCCTAATTTATTGGTAAATGGTGATTTTGAGTCAAGTGCATCTTTAACCAACTGGTCAGTATATAACGGAGGTTCTGCGTTCGGTATAACTACCACAGCTGCCGAAATACATGCTGGCACGAGAGCGTTAAAAGTGGTAAACCCATCAGATAATCCCGGCGCTCAATATAAAGTTCAGCTGGCCAGCGATCTGTTTGTTACCACAGTGGGTAAAACTTACAATGTATCGTACTGGATCAAATCGGCCACCACAGGTGGTTCGGTGCGTTTTTCAACTCAGCCAACCGCGTCTTATCAGGGTGATCAAACAACGAGCACATCATGGACACAGATCAACTGGTCTTTTGTGGCTAAAGATGCTTCTACAAGATTAATGATTGATATCGGGTTAAAAGCAAATACTTATTTTATTGATGATATACAGGTAACCGATGCCAGCTTATCAACACCATTGCCACCGGCAGCAGCCGCAGCCAAAATTGATACTGCTTTAAAAACCTTTATCACCGGTATGGTTAATCATTTTAAAAGCAAAGTACACTCGTGGGATGTTGTTAACGAGCCTATCAACGATAACGGGACAGTGCGTGTTGGCCCATATGTAGCCGGCACTGATGCTACTGATACTTTTTACTGGGGGCAGTACCTTGGCAAAAGCTTTATTGCAAAAGCGTTTACTTATGCCAGCCAGGCCGACCCTACCGCGTTATTATTCATCAACGATTATAACCTCGAAGCGGGATCAACCAAAGTAGACAGCCTGGTAAAGATCATAAGCGACTTAAAAGCTGCCAATGTACCGATCCATGGAGTGGGTACGCAAATGCACAGTAATATAAACAGTTCGTATAATGATATTGATAACATGTTTATAAAATTGGCCGCAACAGGGTTAAAAGTGCGTATATCTGAACTGGATGTGGCACTAAACCCTAACAATAAATCGATGGATGTTACATCATCGCCAACGCTTTATAATTTACAGGCCAATATGTATAAATACATTATACAATCGTACATCAAAAACGTACCTGCCGCGCAGCGTTATAACATTACCATCTGGGGCGAGCTTGATCCGTATAGCTGGATTGTAACTAACCAGAAAAAGAACGACGCGCCCTTACTTTTTGATAAAAATGCCAAGAAAAAACCAGCCTACGGTGCTGTCGTTCAGGCATTAAAAGGGCAATAA